In one Cervus elaphus chromosome 9, mCerEla1.1, whole genome shotgun sequence genomic region, the following are encoded:
- the LOC122700586 gene encoding uncharacterized protein LOC122700586 isoform X1 — translation MAPRKGRGPDAQEFTGVVPDLPSQPRSREPLDTARERIFRLGRKFCSAGQEVPPLCRTPATPRHAEVRRRRTSSIATSVGARLEAGGGADLESARGAGAGAAQVGGRAARWCGACEDPEVDWVVWALLGDGDTGSWTRREPTPDPADFAREKTAVKPRSCGDDVENTLAQPRPFFLFLPSHFLAVPSGRLRILTDPSLRRLCSLLCGSSISSLPQGSGI, via the coding sequence ATGGCGCCAAGGAAAGGTCGTGGGCCCGACGCCCAGGAGTTTACCGGGGTCGTCCCGGACCTCCCCTCCCAACCCCGCAGCCGGGAGCCACTCGACACCGCGAGGGAGAGGATCTTCCGGCTCGGCCGGAAGTTCTGCTCGGCGGGACAGGAAGTCCCTCCCCTCTGCCGAACGCCGGCGACCCCACGCCACGCAGAGGTGAGGCGACGCAGGACGTCCTCTATTGCCACTTCCGTGGGTGCTAGGTTAGAGGCCGGGGGCGGTGCTGACCTTGAGAGCGCGCGGGGGGCAGGCGCAGGCGCAGCGCAGGTAGGTGGGCGCGCGGCGCGTTGGTGCGGCGCCTGCGAGGATCCGGAGGTAGATTGGGTGGTGTGGGCCCTATTAGGTGATGGAGATACAGGTTCGTGGACACGGAGAGAGCCGACTCCAGACCCAGCGGATTTCGCGCGGGAGAAAACCGCGGTTAAGCCGCGCTCTTGCGGAGACGACGTGGAAAATACCTTAGCTCAGCCacgccctttctttctctttctaccttCTCATTTTCTGGCCGTCCCTTCTGGGAGACTCCGAATCCTTACAGACCCGTCCCTGCGTCGTCTCTGCTCTCTGCTTTGCGGGTCCTCCATTTCTAGCCTTCCTCAGGGCAGTGGAATTTGA